In Suttonella indologenes, one genomic interval encodes:
- a CDS encoding acetyl-CoA carboxylase carboxyltransferase subunit alpha: MNPDYLDFEQPIAELEKKLSELRQFSAERPEMNFSEEIQKLENKSKSLSKSIFESLDDWQIAQMARHPQRPYTLDYLPRVFSDFRELHGDRHYADDAAIVGGLARLNGRSVMVIGHEKGRDTKAKVKRNFGMPRPEGYRKALRLMKLAERFQIPVITFIDTPGAYPGIGAEERGQSEAIARNLYEMAILAVPTIACIIGEGGSGGALAIGVADKVMMLQYSMYSVISPEGCASILWRDAAMAAEAAEAMQVTSKQLQKLNLIDEVIAEPLGGAHRNIEEMSHILRETFSRTLAALEQEDKALRMQKRFEKLRAYGQFSGE; this comes from the coding sequence ATGAATCCCGATTATTTGGATTTTGAGCAGCCGATTGCGGAATTGGAAAAAAAGCTAAGCGAATTACGCCAGTTTAGTGCGGAACGTCCTGAAATGAATTTCAGCGAGGAAATCCAGAAACTAGAAAATAAATCCAAAAGTCTGAGCAAAAGCATTTTTGAAAGTTTGGATGATTGGCAAATCGCACAAATGGCGCGTCATCCTCAGCGTCCCTATACCTTAGATTATCTGCCGCGCGTGTTTAGCGATTTTCGCGAATTACACGGCGACCGCCATTATGCCGATGATGCGGCAATTGTCGGCGGACTGGCGCGTTTGAACGGGCGCAGCGTGATGGTCATCGGGCATGAAAAAGGACGTGATACTAAAGCCAAAGTGAAGCGTAATTTCGGTATGCCGCGTCCGGAAGGTTATCGCAAGGCTTTGCGCCTAATGAAACTGGCAGAACGCTTCCAAATTCCCGTGATTACCTTTATTGATACGCCGGGCGCTTATCCTGGCATCGGCGCGGAAGAGCGCGGACAAAGCGAGGCGATTGCGCGCAATTTATATGAAATGGCCATCCTTGCTGTGCCGACGATTGCCTGCATCATCGGCGAAGGCGGCTCTGGAGGGGCTTTGGCGATTGGCGTGGCGGATAAGGTGATGATGCTGCAATACAGCATGTATTCCGTAATTTCGCCGGAAGGCTGCGCGTCGATTTTGTGGCGCGATGCGGCAATGGCGGCAGAAGCGGCGGAAGCCATGCAAGTGACCTCTAAGCAATTGCAAAAACTCAATTTAATTGATGAAGTGATTGCAGAGCCTTTGGGCGGTGCGCATCGTAATATTGAGGAAATGAGCCATATTCTGCGTGAGACTTTTTCGCGTACTTTGGCGGCACTGGAGCAAGAGGATAAAGCCCTGCGTATGCAAAAACGTTTTGAAAAATTGCGTGCTTACGGGCAATTTAGCGGTGAATGA
- the tilS gene encoding tRNA lysidine(34) synthetase TilS — protein sequence MSGLGEEFFAWQAQYRPREYLLACSGGVDSMVLLHELHDAKARLSAPLRVIYINHGWHEQAAAWGELVQKTAYDYGFSCQIVPLNLAKQGNAEAQAREARYAVFAQTLAERGVLLTAHHQDDQTETFLLNLLRGSGIEGLSAMPARRAFAQGEHWRPLLMSSRADLEHRLALYGLNHVCDDSNADVRYRRNWLRHEVLPLLQSRYPQAMASIAQSAAHVAEARGLQEQWLDGLLSQHQTAFPLAPYRDKSLAQLAIFLRRWLVLQALPLPPRTRLQEFLRQIAAGADYAAIEYAQTLLYYYDDAIYYLPRQAPSAPPPFALTTDWVGIGQLEVQAGQELLRGKDCRWALYPPAQAFRPVGKRHAKPLKEWLRLARIAPPLRRRLPLLWVDGQLAWVGELGAAAAFAELVMLWHRKPNSDTIAR from the coding sequence ATGTCCGGATTAGGAGAGGAGTTTTTCGCTTGGCAGGCACAGTACCGCCCGCGGGAATATTTGCTAGCTTGCAGCGGCGGCGTGGACAGCATGGTTTTGCTGCATGAATTGCATGATGCGAAAGCGCGGCTGAGCGCGCCGCTGCGAGTGATTTATATCAATCACGGCTGGCATGAGCAGGCGGCGGCATGGGGCGAGTTGGTGCAGAAAACCGCATACGATTATGGCTTTTCCTGTCAGATAGTGCCGCTGAATTTAGCCAAGCAGGGTAATGCGGAGGCGCAAGCGCGCGAGGCGCGTTATGCGGTATTTGCGCAGACCTTAGCCGAAAGAGGAGTCTTATTAACCGCCCATCATCAGGACGATCAGACGGAAACTTTTTTGCTTAATTTATTGCGTGGCAGCGGTATTGAGGGACTGTCCGCCATGCCCGCCAGACGCGCTTTTGCACAGGGCGAGCATTGGCGTCCTTTATTGATGAGCAGCCGTGCGGATTTGGAACACAGACTTGCCCTTTACGGGCTGAATCATGTCTGCGACGACAGCAATGCGGATGTCCGCTACCGCCGCAATTGGCTGCGGCATGAGGTCTTGCCCTTATTGCAAAGCCGCTATCCGCAAGCGATGGCTTCGATTGCACAATCCGCCGCCCATGTCGCAGAAGCCCGCGGACTGCAAGAGCAATGGCTGGATGGCTTGTTGTCGCAACATCAAACGGCTTTTCCGCTTGCACCCTATCGGGATAAATCTCTAGCGCAACTGGCGATTTTTCTGCGCCGCTGGTTGGTCTTGCAGGCTTTGCCGCTGCCGCCGCGTACGCGTTTGCAGGAGTTTTTGCGCCAAATCGCCGCAGGAGCGGATTATGCGGCGATTGAATATGCCCAAACGTTGCTCTATTACTATGACGATGCGATTTATTATCTGCCGCGGCAAGCGCCTAGTGCGCCGCCGCCTTTTGCCCTAACAACCGATTGGGTGGGTATCGGGCAGCTTGAGGTGCAGGCAGGGCAGGAATTATTGCGCGGCAAAGACTGCCGCTGGGCATTGTATCCGCCGGCGCAAGCCTTTCGCCCTGTCGGGAAAAGGCATGCCAAACCTTTGAAAGAATGGCTGCGTTTGGCAAGAATCGCGCCGCCGCTGCGCCGCCGTCTGCCCTTGCTGTGGGTGGACGGGCAATTGGCTTGGGTAGGAGAATTGGGGGCTGCGGCGGCATTTGCGGAGCTGGTTATGCTATGGCATAGAAAGCCTAATTCTGATACTATTGCGCGGTAA
- a CDS encoding CTP synthase — protein sequence MTKFIFVTGGVVSSLGKGIAAASLGAILESRGLRVTMIKLDPYINVDPGTMSPFQHGEVFVTHDGAETDLDLGHYERFVNMRATQFNNCTTGRIYQEVIRRERRGEFLGATVQVIPHITDAIKSYVLRAAEGADIAMVEVGGTVGDIESLPFMEAIRQLGTEVGRSRAMYIHLTLLPYISAAGELKTKPTQHSVKELRSIGIQPDMLICRADRELPEEERRKIALFTNVSADAVVTGLDVGNIYEIPLLYHHQGVDELVMRHFAITDAKAADLSQWQHVVDTINTMQEQVTIAMVGKYVDLTDAYKSLNEALFHGGIHTQTKVNIRYIDSEDLHQKGTHLLAGVDAIVVPGGFGNRGIEGKLLAVQYARENKIPYLGICLGMQIAVIEYARNVLGIEKAGSTEWQDDNLEPVIALVAQWVNERGEKEHRDAQADLGGTMRLGTLPAKLKSGSKIAHIYGGELMNERHRHRYEVNTHYEKRLEEAGLKISGRSADNGLVEVVEIPEHPFFVALQSHPEFTSTPRKGHPLFTAFVQAAKQHQEQKA from the coding sequence ATGACAAAATTCATATTTGTAACGGGCGGCGTGGTCTCCTCATTAGGTAAGGGCATCGCCGCCGCTTCTTTGGGCGCGATTTTGGAATCACGCGGTCTGCGTGTCACCATGATTAAGCTGGACCCTTATATTAATGTGGACCCGGGCACGATGAGTCCTTTCCAGCACGGCGAAGTATTTGTAACCCACGACGGCGCGGAAACGGATTTGGATTTAGGGCATTATGAGCGTTTTGTGAATATGCGCGCCACACAATTCAACAATTGCACTACAGGGCGCATTTATCAGGAAGTGATTCGGCGCGAGCGGCGCGGCGAGTTTTTAGGCGCGACGGTGCAAGTCATTCCGCATATTACCGATGCCATCAAATCCTATGTCTTGCGCGCCGCAGAAGGCGCGGATATTGCGATGGTGGAAGTCGGCGGCACGGTCGGCGATATCGAATCCCTGCCGTTTATGGAGGCGATTCGCCAATTGGGCACGGAAGTCGGACGCAGCCGTGCGATGTATATCCATCTGACCTTATTGCCTTATATTTCTGCCGCCGGAGAGTTGAAAACCAAGCCGACGCAGCACAGCGTTAAAGAATTGCGCTCAATCGGCATTCAGCCGGATATGCTGATTTGCCGCGCCGATCGCGAATTGCCCGAAGAAGAGCGGCGCAAAATCGCCCTATTTACCAATGTGTCCGCCGATGCGGTGGTCACGGGCTTGGATGTCGGCAATATTTATGAAATTCCGTTGCTGTATCATCATCAAGGCGTAGATGAGCTAGTTATGCGCCATTTTGCGATTACGGATGCGAAAGCGGCGGATTTGTCGCAATGGCAGCATGTCGTTGACACGATTAATACCATGCAGGAACAAGTTACCATTGCCATGGTGGGAAAATACGTCGATTTGACCGATGCTTATAAATCGCTTAACGAAGCGCTTTTCCACGGCGGCATTCATACGCAGACCAAGGTCAATATCCGCTATATCGATTCGGAAGATTTACACCAAAAAGGCACGCATTTGCTGGCGGGCGTGGATGCCATCGTCGTTCCCGGCGGCTTCGGCAACCGCGGCATCGAGGGCAAATTGCTGGCGGTGCAATATGCGCGCGAAAACAAAATCCCTTATCTAGGTATTTGTCTGGGCATGCAAATTGCCGTGATTGAATATGCGCGCAATGTTCTAGGTATTGAAAAAGCGGGCAGCACGGAATGGCAGGACGACAATCTCGAGCCGGTCATCGCTCTGGTCGCACAATGGGTCAACGAGCGCGGCGAGAAAGAGCATCGCGATGCGCAGGCGGATTTAGGCGGCACGATGCGTTTGGGCACATTGCCGGCAAAATTGAAATCGGGCAGCAAAATCGCGCACATTTACGGCGGCGAATTGATGAACGAGCGCCACCGCCACCGCTATGAAGTCAATACCCACTATGAAAAACGCCTGGAAGAAGCTGGGCTGAAAATTTCAGGCCGCTCGGCGGACAACGGTTTGGTGGAAGTGGTGGAAATTCCCGAGCATCCTTTCTTTGTCGCTTTACAATCGCATCCGGAATTCACCTCGACCCCGCGCAAAGGGCATCCGCTCTTTACGGCATTTGTGCAGGCGGCTAAACAGCATCAGGAGCAGAAAGCATGA